ATTTcacgttacagttatatttccggcctactatattaggatttaatcgtagggagcgcctctcaatcaacacatacgtatttcatgtgctctttatctcgacacctttccgggggatttcggacgatacatgatttaacattggttttaaaaaatgaactcatggtttagtgatAATGAGTCCTTGCCTGTATGCGATAAGTTAAACtcctctacaaaagtgtgtggttttattaaaaatgagctcattgtttagtgataatgataaacaacccagcgttcttaattaaacttctctacaaaagtgtgtgtggtgtacgtgcagttcctgtcttagtgTGATATGACTTTTGGTGTGTATGCgggtgttcaagtgttcaaactcatacatgaggcccataacccttgttaagatcagagaagtacatgaactctataactacctttaaatgtattcttttaNTCAGTGCATTCTAACTTGAAATTGAATCGATTCATTTTCTAGTCTGAATGAACACAACTCAGTGCATTCTAACTTGAAATTGAATTGATTCATTTTCTAGTGATTTCTTACTGGGAATTGGACAGTTCCCTTCAACAGTTTAAATGGACGCGACGCCCCAGCTCATTTTCTGCAGGGAACCACAAAGAGCCAGTGTTTGAGTGTACTTTTAAACAGATGAGAGTATTTTTTGATATTGCGATTATGTCTTCTGCCTGCCCGCTTTGTTCGAACGCCTACGCGCAGCTTTCGCAGCACCTCCGGGTTACCCACAAGGTCCTGAACTTGACTGAGAGGAGGCTTATTCTTTCCTTGGAGTCAGGCCGGGTCCGCTACAGGGAGGGAACCTGCGGGATCCCGGGATGCCGAAAGATGACCTCTCGTCTTGACTGCCATATACGTGGTCACACGGAGCTGTCCAAGGAGGCGCAACGCAACGTGATCCGggacagtaaaataaaaaggtCATCGAAGAGCTCGCCGCCCTCCGCGCCTCCTGCCCAGCGATCCCGATGGCCACGTTTTTGGACATAGATGAGAGTCAAAATTTATTTGACGACTCACAGGAAAGAAGGAGTGaccaggaggaggaggaggaggaggaaatgTGCAGCGAGGAGAAATGCCAGCGTGCCCGGGCCAAATTCCTTAAAACAATCGCAGAACTCAACAAGCAGAATGACACCCTGGCCGCCATGCTGCAGGAGGTGACGAGGAGATTCAAGAAGTTGAAAAGGAAGACGTCCTCCATGCCCTCGTCACAAGTGTGCTCTGCTGCAAAGAAACTGCTTTCGACCCTGGAGGCCGAAGAGGGAGGGGAGCCGGAAGAAGCAGCCGGGGAGCCCTCAGAAGAGGCAGCCGGGGAGCCGAGCGTGCGGCCCGGGGCTTCCACCACCCAGCCAGAGCCTCAGGACGACCTTCCCTATTTCCCGGAGCACGTCGTCGCCCTAAGTAAGTGTGAAACACTCGCTCTCTCACTCGCTCATTCCTACTCACTCACAGACTCAATGAGTAACCGcgtctctctttcttctgcagatgaAGTCATGAACGAGTACAAGTCTCACCAGGAGGGATCGGACCCCTCTGCCAAGTTAAAAAATAATGTGGCCTCAAAAATATTCcgtataaagcattttttgggCTACATGGCAGAGGGGAAATCCAGTCTGGCTAACTTGTTGTTTCTGAATGACACAGTGAAAATAAGGCAGTGGATGGCCAAGCTGAGATCGTCCAAAATTACTGAAACCACGATCCACCACTACTTGAAAAACGTGGCTCAGTTTCTCGATTATGTGGCAGAGACCCCACCAGCCACCTCCCGCCTGTCGAAAGCTGTCCTGGTGGGCATCCGCCGTGAGGTGCGCACCTTGATCAAAGGCATGAGGCGGAGAGTTGTCACCCATGAATACGCGGTGAAGACAGCAAAGGAGGGAAGTTAATTCCTAAGGCCATCCTCGTCCAGTGCCGTGAAAAGGCCAAGCAAGTAATCCCGGAAATTTTGGGTGAGTTAACTTTCACTTTTCCAGCTTTAGACTTATTGCGTTTCATCCTCTAACGGCtctgtcttttctttctttgcagAGAGGCTAAAGACGACTCCTACTAGCAAGGACCAGTGGATGTTTTATGGGCACCTAACTGCCTACCTCGCCACTATCTACGGGCACCGCGGTGGCATGTTCCAAAACATGCTGGTGGAAGAGGTGACGGGTGCCCGTAAAACCGACCCGGCTGGAAACTTCCTAATCAACGTGAGTAACTCACTCAcgcgctcgctcgctcactcactaaTTCTCTTATTGCATCTCACACTAATTCGCCCTCTTCACTTGTTTCTTCCTAGGAAACCGACGAGGAGGAGTCCGATGAGGAGGAGCCACCTCAGACGACTCCAAAGAAGTTAAAGAGGACGACGACAATCTTTTCACCCATCAAGACCAGACGAAGGGCGGTGGTGCACCTGTCCCCACTCAAAATGCCATGGGGCATCACACTGAAcagcccccccaaaaaaactgtTTCACAGAAAATCGTGGACTTGGCAAAAGTTCGGCTCAGTAGCCCCAAAAAGGCCTTGGgcatttaaatgcttttattgtTCTTTGTAGGTTCTGAAAATGTTCTATTGGTGTTCTTTATTCTCTTGTTCTATTATTGTTCCAATGTCGTTCTTTGCTTGTTATGATATTGTTCCCATGGTGTGCGTTGTGCTTTATTTGCTACATATTGTTCCGATATTGTTCTTTACTTCTGTTTTTGTGATCACAACGTAGTGTGTTAAAAACTtgtgtcaaataaaatgtttcaaaacttaACCCAAGACGTTTCAATACTTACCTGTGATGACATGTTTAAATACCTACCTgagatgtttaaatatttacctACTTGCCAATACTTCAATACTTAAATGTGTAAGCAACAACTTATACAATGCTTAATTTCTTCCTAAGAGTGGTTTTCCACCAACTACGTACGTGTGGCCTATTCCTGTAATCTGCAGGTGGACTGGTCCACCTGAGGTTTATAGGAACGGGAAAAACGTAGTAAGTTGgtggaaatacattttttaggcATAATAGAGCATTCTGTGAGATGCTAttaacatatgtatgtctaataagGTTTACTAATCAACTAACAGGGTCGTTAATGcatataaatgattttaaagtgtGTCCACCAACTTCATACGGGCCTATTCCTGTAATCTGCAGGTGGAAAGGACCACCTGCAGTTTATAGCAATCGGCCACTTGTATTAAGTTGGTGGTCAACCACTTTTAGGGCATAATTGCGTCTTCTATGAGTTGCAGCTAACATATGCATGTCTAATAAAGTCTACTAAGGGAATTACGTTGTTGTTGATTCATATAATTGATTATAAACGCCTGGGGAATCgaataaacaagaaaactacaaaggactacaaacatggcacaaaaCTGGAAGTTATTTCCGGTCATGTGCCAtatttgtagtcctttgtagtttttttgtttttcgaCCACCTGAGGTTTATAGGAATGGGAGAAACGTAGTAAGTTGGTGGAAACCCACTTTTAGGGCATAATTGAGCATTATGGTagttgctgctaacatatgtatgtctaataagGTGTACTAATTGATTAACAGGGTCGTTCATGCATATAAACGATTTTAAAGTGTGTCCACCAACTACATACGTGTGGCCCAGTGGTCTCAAACTCAATTCTTCGAGGGCCGCAGCTCTgcacagtttagctccaaccctaatcaaacacacctgattcaTCTAATCAAGGTCTTTAGGATTACTAGAAACCTCTAAACAGGTGTGGGTTGGAattggttggagctaaactgtgcAGAGCTGCGGCCCTCCAGGAATTGAGTTTGAGACCACTGGTGGCCCATTTCTGTAAACTGCATGTGGaatttttctccatttttcacTAAGTCATACAGGAAGTAGCCACGTGCAGCTTATAAGAATAGGCCATGTGTAGTATGTTGGTGGAAATACATTGTTTAGGCATAATAGAGCATTCTGTGAGctgctgctaacatatgtatgtctaataaagTGTACTAATTGACTAACAGGGTCGTTCATGcatataaatgattttaaagtgtGTCCACCAACTACATACGTGTttcccattcctataaactgcaggtggaaaggaccacatgcagtttataggaatgggaaAAACGTAGTAAGTTGGTGGAAACCCACTTTTAGGGCATAACTGAGCATTCTGTGagttgctgctaacatatgtatgtcaAATAAAGTGTACTAATTGACTAAAAGGGTCGGTAATGcatataaatgattttaaagtgtGTCCACCAACTTCATACGTGTGGttcattcctataaactgcaggtggaaaggaccacctgcagtttataggaatgggaaAAACGTAGTAGGTTCGTGGAAATTCAAATTTTTAGGCATAATTGAGCATTGTGTGagttgctgctaacatatgtatgtctaataaagTGTACTAATTGACTGACGGGGTCGTTAATGCATATAAACGATTTTAAAGTTACATTCTGAAAAAAGTAGTTGGTAAGTGGTCAAATAGAGCTTTGGTGGTACGGAGGGGGGGGGCGGGACGACCCCCGGGGGTCGTGTGACCACTTTGGCAAACATAGTTGGTTAGTGGACCGATAGTGCTTTGGTGGTACAGGGGGCGTGTACGGGGGCGTCGCCCGGCAGCAGAGGGACCAATCCGTGCGAGGCGTTGGGGTCCCGCGACCACCGGCCACGGATAGTGGGGTAGTGGGAGGAATATCGTGTTCGTGGTCTCCCGAGGGAAGTGCCAAAGGCCCACCCCGGGACTACGCGAATGGAAAAAGCCCCAGTGGCTTTAAGCCAGCCGAACGCCGAAGCGCAGCTGGGGGGCTCTTCGCTTGGCGTGCCTCCCGCCCGGACCCCCTCGAGCGCAGGGGCGAACTTTCGCCCTCGGTCGGCTTCGGGCGGACTCCCCTTCGGCTGACCCCGGCATCGGACCCCCGAAAAATCTGGGGTCTTCGCCGTGCAGCGTCCCCGAACCCCTTTCCACGACCCACTTAGCCAGGTGGAGTCGTGGACTGCTCACAAAAGTTTTGGACTTCTGGGAGaagtcaaaaaatattttggttgcAAATAATACATATGTCACAGATTTTCCCCTCTGTAAACATTTAAGTTTGCAATACATGCCTGTCTCTGTTTTCTGTCCACATTGTCGGGACACATTGGATGTTGTGCCTGCCGGTTATTGCTgttttacagtatgtgcattcGCACAGTGCACAGAAATTCTCTGTAattaaaatatgcaaaacaAATTATTGCTGacttggcagacattgtactcTCGTTGTCATTATCCATGCGATGCGTACGTGGTGCGGGCTCGTAGTGTAGGTTGGTGCGTTTGTGCATGCGTGTACGTGGCTGGTCAGAGGATTCTCATTCAAATACATGGTATTTTTATGACTAAATGTGTGCAGGGAGCTTTATTCAAGcatcttttaaagggatatttcacagtTTTACCTCTATCTAAAGTAATCTAGTATTTGCAAAAATGGAAGTTATAGTATCCAAATGAATTACACTTGAGCTGTGTCTGATTAGCCAGTTTATTATATGCAGGCTCTCTCAATTCATGACTGCCATCTTAACTATCTGCACCCAGGGCCGCTGTCTATTGCAGTCTTCCACCTTCCTCACATACAATGATGCAAGTGTACAGAAACTATCTTAAAGTCACGTGTACGCTGCCATATACCACACCAGTCACCACGGCTCTGTGCAGTATTGATATTTGACAAGAGGAATAATAAAACGTATAAGGAACTTCAAACCTGCTTTCACATACAAATACTGCAGCAGAACATCAAACATGAATGAAACGAAGTGTATTTATTTCCAGTTTAGGGGACTTTATTAGCATTCAAAAATGTAACGTCAAATAGCCCAATTCATGGATTGTGTGGTTATTAAACGTGCTTTTTGTAACTGGGTGAGAAAGAATCTTTTTTTGACACTGTTAGGGCTGAGCCCATTTCTACCTTAGCAAACCTAGTAAATGACTAAACTACAGGACAGGTAACCAAGTAACTACTAGTAACAAGATAAAACAGCTAAACTAGCTCATCCACAGAATTCATCACAACACGCACTCACAGTCAATCTCTGAAACTGACATTACCTAATACATACTCACCTTACCTAACAAATACTTAGGtaccgtattcacaaaacatttgatcTTTTCACTAAGGGTTCAGTATTTTTGAGTGTTTCTCTTAAATCAGCCATTTAGGTGCTCCTTCTAGCTTTAAGANTGTGTGACCACTTTGGCAAACATAGTTGGTTAGTGGACCGATAGTGCTTTGGTGGTAGAGGGGGCGTGTCCGGGGGTGTCGCCCGGCGGCAGCGGGACCAATCCGTGCGAGGCGTTGGGGTCCCGAGACCACCGGCCACAGATAGTGGGGTAGTGGGAGGAATATCGTGTTCGTGGTCTCCCGGGGGAAGCGCCAAAGGCCCACCCCGGGACTGCGCGAATGGATAAAGCCCCAGTGGCTTTAAGCTAGCCCTGGACGGGCATTGCGCCACACGGTGGCTGAACGCCGAAGCGCAGCTGGGGGGCTCTTCGCTTGGCGCGCCTCCCGCCCGGACCCCCTCGAGGGCAGGGGCGAACTTTCGCCCTCGGTCGGCTTCGGGAGGACTCCCCTTCGGTTGACCCCGGCGTCGGACCCCCGAAAAATCTGGGGTCTTTGCCGCGCAGCGTCCCCGAACCCCTTTCCGCGACCCACTTAGCCGGTTGGAGTCGTGGACTGCTCGCAAAAGTTTTGGACTTCTGggaggaaggacctcctttctcaggggaagggcacattttggcatcccaggcctgacctctggaacctccatatctggcccctggacgggacgaggagatcctgagtggcctacccccggcggtggtagagaccctcacacaggctagggccccagccactaggagactgtatgccttcaagtggcgcatcttctcgtcctggtgctcttctcatggagaagacccacagagatgctcgatcaggtacgtactgtcctttctccaggagagacttgagaagaacctctccccttccacactgaaggtgtatgttgccgctatagtcgcacatcacgatccagttgctggtaagtctctaggacagcacgacctggtcaccaggttcctgaggggcgcgagacggttgaatcctcCTCGCCCGccccccgtaccctcttgggacctcaaagtggtccttggagggcctccagaggccccccttcgagcccctaggagaggccgatctttctcgcctgtcgataaagatggccctcctggtagcgctagcctccttcaagagggtaggggacctacaagcattctctgtgtcctcgggttgcctagaattcgggcctggagtctttcacgttatcctgagaccacggcccggctacgtgcccaaagttcccaccactcccttccgggactaggtggtgaacttgcaggcgctccccaccggggaggaagacccaaccccatccctgttgtgtccagtacgcgcactgtgcctctacttggaccgcacgcagagcttcagaagctctgagcagctctttgtctgttttggaggtcagcagaaggggagagctgtctccaaacagagactggcgcactggatcgtggatgccatatccttggcataccggtcgcaagatcgcccctgccccttaggagttaaggcaCATTCCACTcagggtgtcgcctcctcgtgggcactcagggcgcctctctggcagacatctccagagctgcgggttgggctacgcccaataccttcgtgaggttctacaacctccgtgttgaaccggtgtcagcccgcgtcctgcagggcaacaggtaggaccggcaaccgtTTGGGCGTAcacctgcggaagcccttccccctccggggggagcagtggtgatcccgcctcacttctttcccctcgggtaaagaataggcattccatccatcactaagcacccttccaaaggacaggctgggcagagcagccctgccccgttaggccggggaacagttgagttatctcccagatggctctaaccggacctagtgctccagacgtggtaaccccccccctccgtgggctgttccgtctgatgtatcctcatgaatggttcccaccttggcaacccatgacctccccaggtggactcccaccttgcggttaactcctgcagtccgcacattcttcccatgagttctcccctgatggtgagaccatgtggtgtctccactaattcctccctacggtaggtagtggcctctgcagcgttttcccccaggggggaataatgcttacccagtggcccgtatggtgccgggcggcttctcgccatttagagaactaggcctccgcccgtgacggccggtgacaggggcttcccaactttgtgtaaagctctgggtcccccttcctctccactggagggtcataatttcgcgttagcgtcttcgtctgactcgcccaggccagtcaacgtcgctccgcagagattgtgacgcggctcagtgctgtggcgttttccataggaaccccattctgtcggttcgacacaacgtcgagagaccgacagaaagggaacgtcttggttacggatgtaacctcggttccctgatggagggaacgagacgttgtgtccctcatgccacaacactggccgcccaccccagcggtcgggggaggatgctttaggctcctcaagaccaacaggtgaatgaatgagcacgccggcttccctcttatacccggacatccggggaggagcccggcatgcaattttcattcgccaattttcattggccttttctaaatactctgaagatgataggttctcaagacaaaccccattctgtcggttcgacacaacgtctcgttccctccatcagggaactgagtcTACTGAGTCTTACTGGCCTCGGATGACATCTATGATTGAAACGTCTGTCAAGACCTGTGGCAGATGTATTGCTAGGAAGACATCACCTCAGAAACATGCACCTCTGAACAACATCACTAGCAGTGGACCGTTGGAATTAGTGTGCACTGATTTCTTGTCGATAGAGCCAGATTCCAGAGGAGTTGCTAATGTCTTGGTTGTCACTGATCATTTCACACGCTACGCCCAAGCCTACGCAACTGAAGATAAAAAAGCCTTGACTGTCGCGAAGATCCTCTGGGagaagttttttgtttattacggGTTGCCAGCCCGTATACATTCGGACCAAGGGAGAGACTTCGAGAGTAAGCTGATAAAAGAACTGTTGGGTATGCTGGGAATAAAAAAATCGAGAACGACACCTTACCACCCGCAAGGAGACCAGCAGCCTGAACGTTTTAACAGGACACTACTCTCCATTTTGGGAACTCTGGAAGCTGCAGAAAAGCACAAGTGGAGTCAGCACATCAGCGGGCTAGTGCATGCGTACAACTGCACTAAAAATGAGGCTACAGGATACTCGCCTTACTTCCTCTTGTTTGGGAGAGAAGCACATCTGCCAATTGATGTGTGTTTTGGGACTGTTTCAGAAGGGGAAAATGCTCCGACATACCAAAAGTATGTTGAGACCCTGAAAACTGACCTTCAAAAAGCTTACCAACTTGCCTCTGAGACTGCACTGAAGAATCACCAGAGAAACAAGCATCGCTATGACAAAAAGTTGACCTGTCAAGGCGTTGAGCCGGGAGACCGTGTCTTAATTCGAAATCTCGCCTTCTCTGGAAAACACAAATTGGAGGACAGATGGAATTCATCTCCGTTCGTTGTGCTAGAGAAGCTTGCCAATCTACCTGTGTACAAACTAAAATCTGAGGATGGAAAATGGAAGATCAAGACAATGCACCGGGATCATCTCTTACCAATTGGAGAAGTGGTTCGGATGTCTAAACCAGACAAGAGCCAAGAAGTCGGACAACGTTCAATGGCCAAGCCTAGAGCTGCAAGAAAGCGCAAAGAGCTGTCAAGGGAAGGAAGAGCACAGGATGCCGAAGACACAGTGGAACATTTCTCAGAGAGTGAGGAAGAGAGCTGCAGACACCATTCATCCAACTGGTCTAGGAGATGGACTCAGTTAATTCCTGATCCACAGAGCGCACTAAGGGCTGAAGAGAATGAAGTAACTGTTCACACAGACAGTGAATCTCAATTTGCTGGAGAAGAGGAAGTGGAATCCTTTGAACAAGAAGATTCCAAAGAGAACTTGAACCAGATGGTGGACTCTGCAGAAGTTTCAGAAAGGGAAGAGAATAGCTCTGAAAGTGTGTCAGACTCTGAGATTGAGGCAGAGGAACCTCGTCCGAAAAGGCAGCTGAAACCTGTGTCTAGACTAAGCTATGATGAGCTAGGTCAACCAAGTGAAAGACCCATCACCGTTGTACATAGAGGGATAGTCATTCACTTACCACATTCCTCAAAGATTGAACTTTGCCCTTCTAGTCAGTATCCCCCTTTTAGCAGGCGTTTCTTTGTTTTCTATCGATTGCAGTATAAGTGTGTTGAGCAAGTGGTAAACAGtatgttgctgtctttctgtaaaGTCAAAACGACTGCACAAGAAAAGTCAACAAGACGTGAGATGGACGAACTGTTGTTTTCAGCACGTGAGCACTACTGCGCGTGATTCAGACTGTTCATGCGGCTCACCGAGGACTTTATCTGCGGATACCTGTTGCGTTAGCAAGGAGGACGATATCTATAGGCAATCTAACAGATTGCTGCGGACTGTTAAATCGTCAAAGTCGTGTGTGGCAGAGCTGCAAAGAGGTTTCCAGATGGTTATGCTAAGATGCTAATGTTTTGCCGACACAGGGACAGCATGGATATGGCTGACTGATCGTCGCTGCACGTGGTCAGGTGCTATCGGGTAACGAGAGGCTCTTGCTAACATAAGGATCTCTGAGGTACAGTCTGTTTAATTTGTGCTTTACAAAGCGAAGCGGCCAGGTTGTATTTTATTCGGCCTCTACGTGCACAAGCAACGCTTCAGGCCTGCAACGAGGGGGGTTTGTggactgcgtgtgtgtgtgttgtgggccCACAAACtggttgtgtttcatttgatGGATACTTTAACTGTTTACATGCTATATTGGTGTTCAGTGTGAAACCATAGTCTGTTAATACACCGTGTTCTGATTTGAATTACAGATTTCTCATTTTTCTGTGTCGTAATACTAAAGGTTTGCACATACGGTATTACGTTTGGTTTGGGTGAA
The sequence above is drawn from the Triplophysa rosa unplaced genomic scaffold, Trosa_1v2 scaffold34_ERROPOS112264, whole genome shotgun sequence genome and encodes:
- the LOC130550499 gene encoding uncharacterized protein LOC130550499 isoform X1 codes for the protein MATFLDIDESQNLFDDSQERRSDQEEEEEEEMCSEEKCQRARAKFLKTIAELNKQNDTLAAMLQEVTRRFKKLKRKTSSMPSSQVCSAAKKLLSTLEAEEGGEPEEAAGEPSEEAAGEPSVRPGASTTQPEPQDDLPYFPEHVVALSKCETLALSLAHSYSLTDSMSNRVSLSSADEVMNEYKSHQEGSDPSAKLKNNVASKIFRIKHFLGYMAEGKSSLANLLFLNDTVKIRQWMAKLRSSKITETTIHHYLKNVAQFLDYVAETPPATSRLSKAVLVGIRREVRTLIKGMRRRVVTHEYAVKTAKEGS
- the LOC130550499 gene encoding uncharacterized protein LOC130550499 isoform X2, whose amino-acid sequence is MATFLDIDESQNLFDDSQERRSDQEEEEEEEMCSEEKCQRARAKFLKTIAELNKQNDTLAAMLQEVTRRFKKLKRKTSSMPSSQVCSAAKKLLSTLEAEEGGEPEEAAGEPSEEAAGEPSVRPGASTTQPEPQDDLPYFPEHVVALNEVMNEYKSHQEGSDPSAKLKNNVASKIFRIKHFLGYMAEGKSSLANLLFLNDTVKIRQWMAKLRSSKITETTIHHYLKNVAQFLDYVAETPPATSRLSKAVLVGIRREVRTLIKGMRRRVVTHEYAVKTAKEGS